In the genome of Mangifera indica cultivar Alphonso chromosome 9, CATAS_Mindica_2.1, whole genome shotgun sequence, the window tttatttatttattaaaatagagAGGGATGTATACATGATATAAATACAAgggcaaaaatatatttttaccttaTTGATTAAGAATTAAcacaaaaattatgaattatccCTTAAGTCCAATCCAAGTAGGACTGGACTCGAGCCGCACAAGCTCGAGCTggagttcggctcggctcggttcgagcctaAAACGAGCCGGGTTCTGCTCAACTCAATCGAGCTCGAACTGActcaatagattttttttaaaatttttttatacaaaacgatattgctttgatccatatatattaaaaacgatatcgttttgatatgaaaaatgagtcgaactgAGCCGAAaatgagccaaactcgagccaaaCTCAAGTCGCCCATAACTAAACCGAGCCAAGCCCAAGCTGACTGTGAGCCGAGCTTGactcgactcgaatccaaccctaagtCCAAGTGTGGCATGGAATGTCCAAACttcataattatataagaagAGTTAGTAAGTAGAATTTTGTTGACATTATCAATGACGTTAACGTTTTATGTacttcttatttttgttttgtatgtttttcctaccaaataaaatatttaaaaagatagtGACTTGGTACTTTAAAGATGTCAAGGTTTCAATATTTCTCTGATAGAATGTTtgactttgaaaaatattttattatcaaaattaaaaaattaatttaaatatgtattattttataaattattaaatataaattattattattatatttaataaaaattgataaatataaataattattatattttattaacgataatagaataatactaatatattattttatttaaatactcttaaatataattattttaaaatattttttatattatttgttatattaattgaaaatgtgattatttttatcttaaaaagattgataaataaatgtatagttataataaaatcaaaattatattaaaaaatttttaatatctaatatagaaatgataatcaaattacctttatattacctatcatattatcattagtgatagaagattattgaaatattttattatttaatataagtaataaaagatagattatcagaataattttttaatctcttcctaagtttttttttttttttccttaaaatggTTAATCAAGATATCATAGTGGCAAAGATAGTGCATATTCAATATGTTATTTATCCTCGTTGATTTCTCAAAGAATTGCAGAAGCATTGATTGGCAAGAAATTAAACAAGTTAGTAGTTGAATTCCGACCAAGCCATTTAAACACTCGACCGGGACAAGTCAACAAAGAGTTCAGCTTTGATGGACGGTTTCTTCTACCAGCAAAACTTCGCTGAAACGGGCTTCACATAAAGCTTTTTCATGAATCAATAGATGCCCACCATCAGAAACTTCATGATACCGAATCCAAGGTAGCTTCCTCGCCACATAAAGTTGCGGTTCAAATGGCATAAGCTTGTCTGCATGGCCTACCCACAGGTGAACAGAGATCTGTTTGTTAGGAAATGGATTCTTTAACTCCATTGGATCAAAATAAAGTCCCATTTACCCAAATGCAATACAATGTCTCGAGTAAGGGATTTGTAAATGCCTTACTGCCGAATCTTATACTGTAATTAACTTTTACTAGTAAAAATTCTCTGAATTCTTAGGAAGATAGGAAGAATGAAATTACCTCATCAGGATTTGGTACTTGTGACACTGCTTTCCATGATGGATGAATAAGGGAACCACTTCTGGTTTAACAATCAGTAAAATAGTGCAGGGACATGGCGTGCCATCGAAAGTTAATCTGGTCCCAGATGAGTTGCTGTTTGAAGACTTTATTCGCTAGTTCCGATGGAAAATAGGGCCACCAATTTAATGACTGAAACAATTATTCAGGCAAAACGACCAAAAACACACAAACAAATCAGAAAATAgagatattttattgattaaaaaaaaattataacgaTAAACAGACAACTTGAAAAGCCAGGACCTCCTGATGTGGATAGTTTTGGTTGGTAATGTTTCACTTTCATTAAGATGTGTAGGCATTGCATTTGCAGACACATGTAAGCTTATTACATCGTTAATGTTGAAGGTCATTGAGCAAGTGAAAGAAAACTATATACACACAATTGGATATGCCGGCGGTCAAACCTGTCTGCTGGAAAGTTTGCTACAACCTGCTGTTTGTTTCGTTATACCCCATGAAATTATTGAGATGTATTCGATCCCAATTTCTCACCCCTTTAGGGCCCAAGTGACCGTTAGAGAGCACAAAGGCACCACTAAATTCAGCGCTACACCAGCTATTGTGCCaaattagtaaaagaaaatCCTACTTATCAGTTTTGGTGCTTGCACTTTAGCATATATAAGAGGCctaaggactatttcccacccaaactatttcccacccaaactatgttgaattctcaaagttttctcttttaactttgaaaatctcatttactcacctATGAcgatttaaatcttttaattttaatggtaaaatcattattttatatttaatattaaaaataaacttaaatatgatttcattttcttccctaaatttaaaaaactaacttttctctcttaaactaagtttgaaaaaatcacattgctTCCGTAggatttagtttcaaaacccgttCACTTTCTCCAATGCCATCACCGACCGTCAAcagttttgaaactaaacctcGAAAGATGagaatgtgatcttttcaaacttgacttaagagataaaatgttagtttttaaacttttaagggggaaaatgagattatatttTCAGGGATAACGTTCCTTTAAATTTAACCGGttataggtgggtaaatggtattttcaaagttaacagaggaaactttaaaaatttaacatagtttgggtgggacatagtcatttggcccatATAAGATCCAAACACATTCCCAAGACACAGTGACATAAAATATGATATgcatattttttgaataaaagttCCGAGACATAGTGATTTGATCTATCACACTAACTGAGACTACTATGTTGTCTGCATACAATATATTACGTGTCTCAATATAACGAATCTCTCATTGCATTTGCACACCTTGCCACCTTTGCAAGTTCAAGTACTTCTATGGAAGCTAAGATAAACAGAAACGCCAAAACTGCTGATCCAGCTTCATACTTAGACAGCAATGTGAGATCTTGAGCGGTTTAAACTATGAATCTTATATCTCCTGATCAGCAGAAAAACAGAATCAAATTGAATCTCACTTTGAGAAGGTGAATGAAAATACTTAACAAAAATGTGAATGAAAGATCTCCCTAACGTGTATTGGATTGGTGAAGCTAATAAAGGGTGGAACTATTGATGAAGAAGGCTTTGGGTAGCCATTGACATCGAAGCTGTCTAACGGCCCATCACATAATGGAAGTTGAAAAAGTTTTCCTAATAAATTTGGATGGCACCAGAGTAAAAGTAGCCTGAATTCATGACTGCTAGAAGTCTATTAATTAAGTATACAAGCTTCATTTACAACTCTTTACAGTGTGTTGCAGGATACATGTAATGGTCTTACATAACATTAGAATGTAAAACAATTTCACCAATAGTCTTTGCAGGAACAAGAACCATTATCAAATTGGTGGAAACGATTTTGATCTCTCACAATAATGCGATGGCTGTAAACCTTAGAAACCAGCTTCATGAAGTTATGACAATCACAGCAAATCCTAAGGTTCTTTATTATGTGAATTGGAGCACCCTTGCTTGTGTTTATTAGTCCAAATGCTAGTGCCATCTTCTCACTATGAAGATTAAGCAAACTTTCTTTATTATTCTCTTCAACATCTTGAAAAACTTGACTCAGGTCGGGCTCATATCCTTCCAACTTCAGCCTTGAAACTAACTCCTCTATCTTCGAGATAATCTCACTACTATACCTTAAATCCATGTCTTGTCCCACGATGAATTGCTGGACCTTCCCATTTACAGCGATTGTACTGCACCCAGGAATCTTTCTTACTCCTCTGTGTTTCATCAGTAGTCTAACCTTGCTAACATCATCCCATCTTCCAGCCTTGGCATAAATGTTTGATAGCAAAACGTAAATACTTGAGTCTTTTGGGTCCAACTCTATTGCTTGTAAGGCAACAATTTCACCGATGAAAACATTGCTGAACTTCACACTGGAACTAAGGAGAGACTTCCAAGCTAACACATCAGCTTCTATAGGCATATGCCGTATAACCGCAAGCGCATCAGCTAAATATCCCGCCCTGCCATAGAGATCAACCAGACATCCATAGTGTTGAACCTTAGGAACTATGCTGTACTTCTCTtgcatgattttgaaataaaattgacCCTCATCAACTAAACCTGCATGACTGAAAGCAGTCAAGAGCCCTAAGAAAGTAATCTCATCGGGCTTAATATCCATCCTTTCCAAGTCAAGAAAGATTTCAAGGGCTTGTTGACCGAGGCCATTGATTGCAAGGCCAGATATCATAGAATTCCAATCCCCAATTTTTCTTTCATGTGAGACTCTAGCAAAAATATCAAATGCATTCTCTATGTAACCACATTTCGAGTACATATCAATTAGCGCAGATCCAATGAACCCAGAActcaaattaatcttatttgaaGATATATAAGCATGCACCCATTTCCCTTCTTCTGAAAAACCCAAATCAGAAATAGCTGCAAGAACGCTAACAACAGCAGGAACATCAGGCTTAATTCCTAGACGCAACATTTCTCTAAATAAATCCAATGCTTTAATAGGAAGATGATTATTCACATACGCAGAAATCATTGATGTCCAAGTAATCACATCTTTCTCACTAGCCATCTTGAAAACGTCTTCAGCGAGCTCACACCTCCCGGACCTACCATATCCATCAATCATTACATTACAAGAAACCAAGTCCTTTTCAGGCATCTCCTCAAACAACCTACCTGCCAACTCAATCTTCCCCATCCTCATGTAACCCGAAAGCATTGAATTCCACGAAATCAAATCTCTCTCAGGCATTTTATCAAACACGCATCTCGCTGACTCAATCTCCCCTAGCTCTAAGAACATTCTAACCACAGAATTGGACACAAATGGATCGCACAACAAATGGGTTTTCAAGACTTGCGAAAAAACTTGCAGCCCTTCTCTCATTGCACCCACTTTACCACAGGCTTTAAACAcagaaggaagagaaaatgaaaatccactCAACTCATTCAAACAAGTAAGCATAAAAGCATAAAGAGTTATAGCTTCTAATGGGTCACCATTATCACAAAAACCCTTTATGAgtacataaaatataaagtgATTCGGGAAATGGACTCTGCTAAAGATAGAAGAAGCGTAGGTTAAGCTATGTGGGAGACGGGAGAAAGCACAAAAAGCAATGAGTTTGCTCACAGTAAAAGGATGATTAGCCAGGTTAGTTTTGATCAAGTAAGAGTGGATTTGTTGCGCCTCTTTCATGGTTTTACATCTGTTTAAAGACGGAAGTATTGATGCTGGAACTGGAATAGCTGCTGCTATCATGGCTGACAACGCTTCCGCTTTTTTCCTTCAATTTGAAACCCATATAATTTAGACATGTGAAAGGACTGTTCTGTGCCAGTCCGGCCCATGTTTGTAGTCCCTAGTTACTGTTCTTTCTAGGCCAACccaatataaatagtaaatcCAACGAGGCCCATTTATTGTGTTTAACTTCACACTTGAAGGTTTAAcgcaaacaaataaaaaacttggCTGGCCCGCACCAAAGAGAGAACATGAGTATGAGAACAGAAGTGGGTATGAGAacaaaagtttatattttttccgATGATATTTTTAAGTTATCTTGTATAATGATTGAAAAAGGATAATCtaactcaaatataattttttcgtttaaaaaaaaaaacttgagtggttctaaatatgatttgaatacttataagaaatataatttatgaaatatcTATTAAGTGTTAAaagtaatgattttaaaacCGGATCATATCAATTAGTTTAACTAATTGAACCAATCAAACCTTGTTAAAAATTGGATTTAATCGGATGAACCAGTCAAAAATCAGGTTTGATCaagtttgaccaaaattttaaatattttttaaattttaaatatttttaagcaatttgattatttttaattggacTAGATAAATTTCTAAAGgtttgtaaggaaaaataaggtaaaaaataaaattaaaaaaagaaaaaaagtattttatatccattgaaatatcttctatAGATAATAATGtatagaattatgtttttttttctatatcatgAGATTgtgacttttttaattttaattgttttattgaattcaaataaataattgtatatCCTTAAAAAGGATATATTCTTATCTCTATAAGTGTAactattttgattgattttattataatttgataataagttaaacCGGTTGATTTTTCAGTTAAACTGATTGAACTAGTTGAACTATGAATCAGTAAAATAATCAGTTTGATCAttgttcaagttttaaaaatattggttaaaagaatttataaacaataaaaaattgaagatagGGCTCTAATAATTAGTAAAACTGGTGaaacattaagaaaaaaatttaggttCACACTTGTGAAACTTTCACTTACCTACTTATAGAATTACTCATGAAGCTATTTTTTGTAAAacctataaaacataaaatcaacaaataaatccTAAAAAGGGGTAGCTAAGAGAAGTAAATATTTTTGGTAGTTTAGAAAATTTCAGCTTGGTAGCTAACCATTactcaaaaatcaaaatgaaaatgattaacTAAGAAACCATATTTCTAAATAGAAACAGTGATAAATTAGACATCAAGACTTGGAGTCTTTCAACTTTCCAAAACGTCCAGGTTGAATAAAAGATGGGTCTCAGAAAGTTGGCATTAAGGCATTTAGAAAAATCATTAACCTCAAGTGCCAACGACCCAAATTAAACTGCCAAGCCAAACGTGAAATACAAGTGTGAGAGACGACTGAGGTCAAGGTCAACCTTGGTGCTCAAATTTCATATTCTATTAACTTGACCGAATTAACAATCTTAGTTAATAATTTCCGAAAGCACATTATGTTGACAATTTGTGAGATATATGCTAGGAACCTGAGaaaatactcaattttgttttgattattaattacGAAAGACCGTGACGATATGATTAGTCAACCTTGCTacgtaaaaaagaaaattatatgtataaataaatcttattaatttatctaaacaAAATAAGGTAATAATATGTggataagtaatataaattttttttttcgcttCAAAATCATACTGTACATCAAACcgtataaataagttaataagatttatttgtatatatagtattactcaataaataagtatttaagatGATAAATAAGAGTTTGGTGAAGCAACAGGAAATTAATTGTGTATAGCATAGAGAGTTAGGTGTGCTTGCGCTTCCCACTAACTGTGGAGGAACATTTGATCTCTCCATTCAATGGAGAGGGTAGGTAGGTTGAGGACATGTCTATGGCATTGtgacataatttttattctatttatattaaaatcatcctttttagtttttaaaattgtttcacaaattattttttaaaactaactttTTCCCCATAAAAAAAGGGTAGTAAATAAGGCATTTCACTATTCAATTTGTTAGTATTCATAGGAAATCATCCCTTTGTTTAGGATTTTCTTCACGAAGTATCCTTGATTCTTCTCAAACCTTTTCATGGTATAGAGTCATAAGGACAAGCCTCATATTACAGGAACAGTAGCATCTATTGACTTGGAAAAGAGTAGTTTAGACAAGTGTGGTGCACTGCTACTGAAGTATGAAAGGGAAGCAGCTGGAAAAGAAGGTGAAGTAAAAGATTAATGATAGAGGGGAGAAAGGTTATAAAGGACGCTTATAAAGGATGATTTTAATTAGTGTCCTGAAAATCCGGTGAAGATAAATTTGTCGGGAAAATCAGTTTGTTGATTGAAATATGAAACATGAAGTTAGAAGAGTCAGTGGGGTAAGGCATTTTGTGTTTGTCCAAGCATCATAGCCAATGTTTGCGGGCAGACGGGGTACATATGCAGTGGCGTTCACTGTTTTGTTAACATGCAAGCTAGCAATAATTTCTCGACTTCATATTCGTACTGCCTATTCGTCTTTCATTTCATTCAAGACTTATCCTTTAACGCGGCTTCACAAGAAGATTATGCCCTAGCATTTGTGTCAATGCGATGGAGTGTGAAGTGTGCTGAGGCCTCTTCTTCTTCACAAACACACCCACATTTATGAACCCTAATTTTAACAGTGACCTGCCCTTGCAATAAAGACAAAGCCCAGAATATTACTGCATACGAGtcatgttattattatatttggtaattatgaatcataaattatttgtacatataggagagcaaaaaaattttaaaaaaatcagatgGAGGATAGTATAAATAAGTATAGAGATAACtggttaagaaaaaattgtattggcttttttttcttacttattTTAGCCCTGAATTCACATATTATTGACACTAATCAATTGTATttcatagataaaattaaattattttttttcacaatttgttAAAATATGGCTGTTGGGTTGAAAACAAAGTTTTGGccaaggtttggtgtattctcaaactctcacccgtgaagttttaaaaacttaatatcattttgttaaaattttctatttgggTTAAGAATAAAACCATCTGCTCGGACAAATAAAGATGACTCATCTTCGTCCGTTCTTTCACTAGCTAACAATGTCACCTGAGTAGTCGAAACAGGAAGATAGATGGGAAGAGTCAATTGTCAGCTGAAACTGAAAAGGTGGttagaaaagagataaaaaccTTAGGGGATAatgataacttttcaaattttaaataggaaaaattgttagttttttatacagaaaaaagaaataaaataaaattttagtttttttttttattgtttgttaaataacaattttacctttaatcatgacataaaattttaatagcataGTGGTATTTGAGTATATGAAACTTCACTTGTGAGAGTTTGAGAATACACCcaacattgggtgggaataattcctttggcctaaagtttatatattaattcaagcATGATGATATAGTGCATTATCTAGGAGAATTATAAGTTATGatcaattaatcaataaatatgacttgttagtttcaatttttatataataagaataCAATTCTGATTTGAGTGATCCCAAATTTTATACATGGGGGGACAAATGATTGAAATAACAGCAGAGAATCTCAAAATTAGGTTgctttaatcttttttattaaagttgattttatttgGCAGTTTATAATTGTCCCCAATCTTCTCCAGGTCTGCCACAAAGAAATTAAGGCCCTACCacatagaaaattaaattaaaaggggaaaaaaaagttttaacttaataatTATTATCCCAAAATTTTGATACTTTACCCACATAGCTTCAGTAATTGCTGGcttaaatagaattttttttgcTACATTTAATAAATTAGGCAAATTTTAGGCAAGATAAAATTGTGTGAGGTTGATTATATGCAACCTACTTCtactttgactttttttttttttttttctaaattaaactCTTTTGTGCCCAATTAAATGCAtgattctaaaaataaaaaacacacctaatgcaaattttaataattgatttcatATAGAGATAccataaaaatagaattaaaacatttaataaattttgacaGGGTAAAAGCACCTTTTTGAAATGTTCATTAACTAAAAGAAGTCCTTTTTATTTGATGGTCAATTTTatgaggccaaaagacttactttcacgcaaggtttagtgtaattccaaacttttatttgaaaatcCAATATCTActcttctattaaaattttttattaggattaagggtaaaaactttatttaactaaaaatatttaaaaaaacttaaattttctcatatttcccctttaatttaaaaaattaacaactttccataccaaagtttgaaatgttaccttcccccccccccccccccccccccccttcagGGTTTGCTTTTTTTCTCCTCAGCTTCTCCAGCAACCAACCACCATACCGACACTCCCTCCTATCTCCCAAAACAAGATGAATTGTCATCTAACTAGAAGTTAGTTGACAATTCATCAATAGAAATATGTGCAACACACAGATCTATATATCGTATAGATCTATTTGGCCAAATGAAGAAATACAATCTTTGTCCAACTGGTTTGTGTGTCGATCGAAGCATAGATCAGCTAAACAAATATGTGGAACACACATATTTGTGCATTGCATAGATTTATATTGACGATTCGTTCTCTTTTGGGAGATGGGAGGGAGCATCGATATGGTGGTTGGTCGACTCTGGTTGCTAGAGaagcaaaagagaaaagagaaaacctTAGGAGGAAATGATAACTTTTCAAGCCTTgagtgaaaaaattattagtgttTTAAACTATAGGGAGGAAtgtgagaaaattttagtttttttaatatttttaaataaaatgatatttttatcttttaattctaacaaagaatttcaagaaaataatgagtatttaggtttttcaaatctcatgaCTGAAAGTTTGAGattacaccaaaccttggactgggaataagtcttttggccattttataattatttgtgaTTGCTATTAGGTTCATatctttttggaattttttaaaCGTTCAAcgtatgtaatttttataatagaaTGTCCAGGATGCATATACAGGTGGCCAAGCCAGCCACAACCCTTTTCATTcccaattaaaaaatagataaaatttctcAACATTTAAAATTCTTCCTTTGTTAGAAAATTCCCCAGAATGGCAGTTAAAAGAATGTCAAAATAATGAAACATCTCCGATGActaattaacatttaaattaattaaaagtgaagAAATAGGCCGGGCTGCTATACGCACTTACGCAGCTTATATTGAAATTAACTTGTAGACGTCATTAACGCAATTAGGTCTCAAtaatcctaattaaatattgtataatggAAGTTAAACTGCATTAACCATATTTTACACAGTtgctttcattcattttttatataatttctctGTTCTTTTAGGTATTGACCGAATGCCCTGCTCCCATTGTCAATACATTTTAAGAGAAGCATGAATACGGGTCAAAATCCATTACATATTTACGatagaaaattttcttccattgactaatattaattataatttaataaaatcagataattaaataatttaatgagTTCACAAGTGgacttaaataattaattgaaaaaatttgatacatttaaatattataatctaGATAGATAATATTAGTGCAAACTTTAAGGTTTATTGAATCTTTGATAAAAGATCCAAtaacttaatatatattaactaaatCCCTTATTCAAAACTCATACATTACCCATTGAAAATTGTTACTTAGAAGAGGTTTTACAAGTGAAAGATTAGTCATTTCAATATGGATAATTTCAGAAACTctataaattcatattatacaATGTTTCAAATTGCATTTTTGGAGTTCTTAATTCAATGTTTTATATCTTATATGTAAAACTTGTTGCATTAGGattgaatgtttttatttagtTCATATATACGAAAACATACAATCTAAACCCAGATTAAATAACTTCACATCTCAATCCATTTGAGTGAATATCAATTGCAAATCCTTCAAACTATTCTAGGATTCTCTTCAATCTGTGAccagtttgattttaattttatgcatgTCATTATCTTCAACCCCACCACTAATCAATCTATCTCTCCCTACTCTAACCAAACAA includes:
- the LOC123226311 gene encoding pentatricopeptide repeat-containing protein At5g48910-like — encoded protein: MIAAAIPVPASILPSLNRCKTMKEAQQIHSYLIKTNLANHPFTVSKLIAFCAFSRLPHSLTYASSIFSRVHFPNHFIFYVLIKGFCDNGDPLEAITLYAFMLTCLNELSGFSFSLPSVFKACGKVGAMREGLQVFSQVLKTHLLCDPFVSNSVVRMFLELGEIESARCVFDKMPERDLISWNSMLSGYMRMGKIELAGRLFEEMPEKDLVSCNVMIDGYGRSGRCELAEDVFKMASEKDVITWTSMISAYVNNHLPIKALDLFREMLRLGIKPDVPAVVSVLAAISDLGFSEEGKWVHAYISSNKINLSSGFIGSALIDMYSKCGYIENAFDIFARVSHERKIGDWNSMISGLAINGLGQQALEIFLDLERMDIKPDEITFLGLLTAFSHAGLVDEGQFYFKIMQEKYSIVPKVQHYGCLVDLYGRAGYLADALAVIRHMPIEADVLAWKSLLSSSVKFSNVFIGEIVALQAIELDPKDSSIYVLLSNIYAKAGRWDDVSKVRLLMKHRGVRKIPGCSTIAVNGKVQQFIVGQDMDLRYSSEIISKIEELVSRLKLEGYEPDLSQVFQDVEENNKESLLNLHSEKMALAFGLINTSKGAPIHIIKNLRICCDCHNFMKLVSKVYSHRIIVRDQNRFHQFDNGSCSCKDYW